TCCCTCAAGCTTGCTTGTTGCTGTTGGCACAAAGACTAGCGTTCGGGGTCTGTTTTAACAGGACTTTCTGCCCCCTTGCACCCGTCCGCCTGTTCATGGATGTTCAGCGCTCCGCCAAAATCAGTGCAGGCCGCGTCATGACGCAAGGGAATCCGCGGCCGGGGAGGCTGAGACCATGAGCCAGGCAAACTGGGATCTGTATCGCGTCTTTTTGGCCGTGGCCGAGGCACGCAGCTATTCAGGCGCCGGACGCCGTCTGAAGCTGAGCCACGCCACGGTGGGCCGCAAGATCGCCGAACTGGAAAAGTCCCTCGGCACGCGCCTGTTCGTGCAGACCAATGACGGCTTCGGCCTGTCGCCAGCAGGCGAGAAGCTGAAGGCGGAAGCGGACGATATCGCCACCGCCGTGCTGCGGGCAGGGCACGCGGTGTCGGCTGCCAGCGGTACGCCGCAGGGGATTGTCCGCGTCTCCACTGCTGCCACGCTGGCGGGCTATTGGCTGATGCCGCACATGGTGGCGTTCAGCGAGGCATATCCGGAGATCGAGATCGAATTCGTGACGGATACGTGGCCCGCGAGCGTCACGCGGCGGGAAGCGGATATCGTGATCCGGCTTTACGGGCCGGGCGAGGAAAATCTCGTCGGCCGCAAGATCGCGCGCTGTGGTGTCGCCTTCTATGCGTCCCGCCACTATGCGGAGACGCACGGACTGCCGACCCAGCGGGGAGAGTGGAAGCAGCACCGGCTGATCGGCTTTGCCGGGGAAGCGGATGAGGCGGAACTGTCGCGCTGGGCCAAGCATGTGACACGCGGGACGCCGATGTATCTGCGCTGCTCGTCCATGGCCGACATGGTGAGCGCGGTGCGCAACCATTCCGGCATCGCGCCGCTGACCTGCCTGATGGGCGACAGCCATGACGACCTTGTGCGGGTGTCGCCGCAGAAACTGTTCAGCGCCACCGAAGTATGGGTGCTGGCACATCCGGACCTCACCAACACGCCAGCGGTGCGTGCGGTGCTGGATTTCATTGCAGACACGGCGAAAACCGACCGGGACAAGCTGTTGGGCAAGGTGTGAGGTGGAAATGAAGAACGGGCCGTGTTTAACCAATCCTCACCCCCCCTCATGCGTCATTGACATACTACGTCATTGACGTATAAGATGATGCGATGAAGACACCTCAAACCGTCGTGGAGACAGCGCATTTCCAGAAGCGCGCTGCTGCCATCGGGTTGGACGAGGCAACGATCGATCTGATCAAAACAACGATCTCGCGCAATCCGGCATTTGGGGATGCGATGCAGGGCACTGGCGGATTTCGTAAGGGCCGCTTCGCCCTGCCCGGCAGAGGGAAAAGCGGTGGCGTTCGGACGGTGCATTTTTTCAGTGGTGACACGATGCCTGTCTTTTTGATCGACGTTTTCAGCAAAGGTCAGAAAGCCAATCTTACACAGGCCGAACGCAACGCCCTGAAGTCTGTCGCGGTCGCGATTAAGAAGGAGTACGCGAAATGACCAAGGCTGGAGACAGCATTCTTGCCGGTGCGCGTGAGGCCCTTGAATTTGCCCAAGGCAAGCGCACTGGTGCGAAGGTGCATATTCCCGATAAGATCGATGCCCGACGCATCCGCCGCAAAACCGGCATGACGCAACCCGAATTTGCTGCGTATTTCGGCGTCCCGGTAGGCACACTCAGGGGCTGGGAGCAGGGCCGGCGCGATCCAGACGGAGCCGCCCGGACACTGCTGCGAATGGTTGATGCAGACCCGCAGGGCGTCATCAAGATCATGAGGAAGGTGGCCTGACTGTTCGGGCACCCGTTCATAAATGGCTGGGATACTGTTCATCCATGAACTGGACAAGTGGGGCCTGCGGGCCAAATATCCTGCAAAGACTTTCGGGCCGATGTGCCCTCTTTTGATCCTGGAGAGACCCCATGGCCATTCCTGCCCATATCCGTGACAACCTGCGGATGCCGGTGATCGGCTCGCCGCTGTTCATCGTGTCCGGCCCTGAACTCGTCATTGCGCAGTGCAAGGCGGGCATTATCGGCTCCTTCCCGGCGCTCAATGCGCGTCCGGCGGAAGTGCTGGAAGAGTGGATCGTCCGTATCAAGACGGAACTGGCGGAGTACCAGGCCGCCAACCCGGACAAGAAGGTGGCGCCGTTTGCCGTCAACCAGATCTGTCATTCGTCGAATGACCGTCTCGAGCACGACATGGAGATCTGCAAGAAGCACGAAGTGCCGATCATCATCACGTCGCTGCGTCCGCCGGCCTTCGTGGTGGAAGCCGCGCATTCCTATGGCGGCGTGGTCTATCACGACGTGATCAATGTGAAGCACGCCAAGAAGGCTGCCGAGCAGGGTGTGGACGGGCTGATCCTTGTGTGCGCCGGTGCCGGTGGCCATGCAGGCACGCTGTCGCCATTTGCGCTGGTGCGCGAGGTGAAGGAATGGTTCGACGGCACGGTCATCCTGTCGGGCGCCATGTCGGACGGGGCGTCGATTGCCGGTGCGCTCGCCATGGGTGCTGACTTTGCCTATATGGGCACGCGCTTCATCGCCACGCAGGAAGCCAATGCGGACCCGGCCTACAAGGAATCGCTGATCAAGCACGCGGCGGAAGACATCGTCTATTCCAACCTGTTCACCGGTGTGCACGGCAACTACCTGGCGCCGTCCATCGTGGATGCGGGCATGGACCCGAACAATCTGCCGGAAGCGGACAAGTCGAAGATGAATTTCGGCTCAGGCGGCAACACCAAGTCGAAGGCCTGGAAGGACATCTGGGGCTCTGGTCAGGGCATCGGCACCATTGAGGATGCCCCCGCCGTGGGCGAGCTGATTGACCGGCTGGAAGAACAGTTCCGCGATGCGGTGAACGACTTCAATGGCCGCCTTATCGGCGATGCCGCTGCGACCAAGGCAGCCGCGGAATAATCTTCACGACATTCAGGGGCCTGTGGCTGCGCATGGCAGCCACAGGCCTTTGTTCTGAGACGCCGCAGGGCAAGGCGCCGCTCGAAGAAACAGAGCATCCGCCCTACTCCGCCGCCGGGATGCGGGCCGCACGCGGCAGCGTTTCATCCGCCGGGACACAGTCCAGTTCCTCGAGCACCTGACGCAGGCCGGTGACCACCGGTGTGTGCGGCTCTACCCCGAGGAATGCCACAAGCTTCGCATTGTCGAGGCGCATGGGCCGCTGCCAGAGATAGCGCATCTCCAGCATCTCGCGGAATGTCTCCTCCACCGGTGACAGGAGCCGGATCAGCCACCAGGGAAAGCGGCGGATCGGCAGGGTGTCGTCACCCGCTGCCGCCCGTGTCGCATGGGCGAGATCGATGCCGTTCTCAAACCAGTAGCCATTGAAGTGGAAGCGGGCGAAGAGGGGCAGCTCCTCCCGCCGCGCGATGAGCTGCGCAAACGTCTCAGCAACGTCTGGCAGATAGGCCCAGGCATGGCCCACCTCGTGCCTGCCCGGATAGGTGATCTTGCGCAGCGGCTTGCCCGGGGTGACGACGCCCTGGGCGAACCAGTTGTTCGCCACCGTGCCGCCGATGAAATCCCCCGCCCGCACGATCAGGACCGGGATACCCTCGACGGACGCCTGGTGGAGGCGGTTTTCCATCTGTACCCGGAGCTTTCCCTTGCGGGTGACAGGGTTCTGAGGCGCGTCCTCCGCGACCACCGCGCCTGCATCGGGCCCGTAATTGTAGACCGTGCCCGGAAACACGATGCGGGCCTTGTGAGCCCTGGCAGCGGCGATGGTGCTCTCGAGCATGGGCAGGACGCGACCCCGCCAATTGCGGTAGCCGGGCGGGTTGACGCCGTGGAAGATCAGCTCCGCGCCCTCGGCGGCCCGCATCACGTCGGCACTGCGCATGGCATCGCCCCTGACCCAGTCCACACCGGTGAGGCCGGGGGTACGGGCTGCCTTGCGGGGCTTGCGGGCCATGGCGCGGACGCGCCACCCCTGCTTCACCAGCGCTGCCGCCACCGCGCTGCCAATGCCGCCACTTGCCCCGAGCACAAGCGCCAGCGGGGCCGTCTGTTCCGTCATCATTGTCATGGTCATCTCCCGTCATCATCGATGGATGAAAGATGGGCTATGTCCTGACGCATATAAATTCGCGATAATCGGTTCTTATCTATTCAATTATGTATATCATGAGGCATGTCATCCGACCCCAAACTTCCGCAGAGCGGCATCTCCGGCACAGGGCCCGGCTGGGAGATGTACCGCTCCTTCCTGGCGGTAATCCGCGAAGGCAGCCTGTCCGGCGCAGCGCGGGCGCTGGGGCTTACCCAGCCGACCATCGGCCGCCACATGGATGCGCTGGAGGCAGCGCTCGGGGTGCCGCTGTTCACAAGATCACGATCCGGGCTGACGCCGACGGAGGGTGCGCTGGCGCTGGTGCCCCATGCGGAAGCGATGGCGAGTGCCGCGGCGGCACTGGAACGGGCAGCGTCGGGGGACGCTGAAGAAGACCGGGGCACGGTGCGGCTGACCGCAAGCGAGATGATCGGCACGGAAGTGCTGCCGCCGATCCTTACCCGTTTCCGGGCGCAGCATCCGCGCATTGATCTGGAACTGGTGATTTCCAACCGTAATCAGGACCTGCTGCGGAGGGACGCGGATATCGCCATCCGCATGACCCGACCGACACAGACGGCGCTTGTTGCCAAAAAGGCGGGCAGCGTGGCGCTGGGCCTGCACGCCCATCCCCAGTATGCGGCCCGGCACGGGCTGCCCGAGCGTGTTGAGGATGTGTTCCGCCACCCGGTCATCGGATTTGACCGGGCCCCGTCGATCCGCGATCCGGGCCAGCTCAATCTGCCTCTCAACCGGGACATGTTCGCCTTCCGGGCGGATAGCGACTACACGCAATATGCGATGCTGAAGGCCGGCTATGGCATCGGCATCTGCCAATATCCCCTTGGCCGGCGGGACGGGCTCATTGCCTTTCTGCCGGATGCGCTAGATTTCGCGCTGGATATATGGATCGTGATGCATGAAGACCTGCGCACCAGCCGCCGCATGCGCCTGATGTTCGACCATCTGGCGGACGACCTGACGGCCTATTGCCGCAAAGGCTGATACGGCTGAGAGCCTTGTTGCCCCTACGGCAACAGGCTAGTGTCCGCGCCTCACATCTGACGGAGTAAGAGAATGTCCGAAGCCATCAAGCTTGGTGCGGCCGACAAGCCGTTTGACCCGTCGCCGGAAGCCTCCGCGCCGTTTTCCTGGGAAGACCCGTTCTACCTGGAAGACCAGCTGACGGAAGACGAGCGCATGGTCCGCGACAGCGCCAAGGCCTATTGCCAGGACAAGCTGATGCCGCGGGTGCGCGAGGCGAACCGCAACGAAGTATTTCACCGCGAGATCATGAACGAGATGGGCGAGTTGGGCCTGCTCGGCTCGACGATCCCGGAAGCCTATGGCTGCGCGGGACTCAATTATGTCTCCTACGGGCTGATCGCCCGCGAGGTGGAAGGCGTCGACTCCGGTTACCGCTCGGCGATGAGTGTGCAGTCATCGCTTGTGATGCACCCGATCTATGCCTACGGCACCGAAGAGCAGCGGATGAAATATCTGCCGAAGCTCGCCACCGGCGAATGGGTCGGCTGCTTCGGCCTCACGGAACCGGATCACGGGTCTGACCCCGGCGGGATGGTGACGCGCGCGAAGCCGGTGGATGGCGGCTACATCCTCAACGGCGCGAAGATGTGGATCACCAATTCACCGATCGCCGACCTTGCCGTTGTGTGGGCGAAGCTCGCCGACGACAACGGCAAGGACACGATCCGCGGCTTCGTGGTCGAGCGCGGCTTTGAGGGCTTCGAGACGCCGAAGATCGAGGGCAAGTTCTCGCTGCGCGCGTCGATCACCGGCGAGATCGTGCTGAGCGATGTGTTCGTGCCGGCGGAAAACCTGCTGCCGAATGTGGAAGGCCTCAAGGGGCCGTTCGGCTGCCTTAACCGCGCGCGCTACGGCATTGCCTGGGGTGCCATGGGGGCTGCGGAATTCTGCTGGCATCAGGCCCGTCAGTACACGGTGGACCGCAAGCAGTTCGGCCGCCCGCTGGCGCAGACGCAGCTGATCCAGAAGAAACTCGCCGACATGCAGACGGAGATTTCACTCGGACTGCAGGCAGCGCTGCGCGTCGGCCGGCTGTTCGACGAAAAGCGCGCCGCCCCGCCGATGATCTCGCTCATCAAGCGCAACAATTGCGGCAAGGCGCTGGATATCGCGCGGCAGGCGCGTGACATGCATGGCGGCAATGGCGTGTCGGACGAGTATCACGTGATCCGCCACGTGATGAACCTGGAAGCGGTCAACACCTATGAGGGCACCCACGACGTGCACGCCCTCATTCTGGGTCGGGCGCAGACGGGGCTTCAGGCGTTCTTCTAGGCCGTCAGGCTGACGGGATTTCTTCGTCGTCGCGCCCTGCGCCGAGCAGGAACGCGGCGGCGAAGGCGACTGTCCAGGTGATGCCGAGGATGAGCCAGCCATTCTCCGGGTGATGCGTGGCCTTGAGGGCCAGGGGCAGCATGGCCCCCAGCGACAGGGCCCAGAAGGCCAGCACCACCGGCTGGTGCCCGCCCCAGCGGCGGGACAGGCGCTGATAGACGTGAGCGCGGTGGGCGCCGAAGAGATCCCTGTACAGAATGACCCGCATGGCGCGCGTGACGGTGGCGTCGGCGATGAAGGGGGTCATCAGAATGCCCCAGGCCCACAGGCTGACGCTGTCTGACGTCGCGATGGCGACAGTGCCCGTGACAAGGCCGATGAAGCCCGACGAGACATCGCCCATGAAGATGCGGGCAGGCGGCCAGTTGAACATAAGAAAGCCGAGGGCAGCCGCGCCCAGCAGGATGAGAAAGGCGCCAGCGCCCGCCTCACCTGCGCCGATCAGCATGGCGCCGCCCGCAGCCCCCACGAACAGCGTATGACTGCCGGCAAGGCCGTCGATCCCGTCCATGAAATTGGTGAGGTTGATGAGCCAGCCGAGGGCGATGACGGCAAGGATGGTGCCTGCGAGGCCGGGCACAAATATTGTGCCGCCCACCGGCACCGGCGGGATGCCACCGATGACAAGAACGGCAAAACACGCGGCCGCCAGCTGCGCGATGAGGCGCGGCAGGGCCGGCAGGTTGAGCCGGTCATCCAGGAAGCCGACAAGGGCGACGAGCCCCCCTGCCCCTGCCAGTGCAAGTGCCAGGCTGTCAGCGACGTGGCCGCCATGCCAGAGGACCCACAGGCCCGCAAACGCCGACAGGACAATGGCGATGCCGCCGCCACGGGGTGTCGGCACCGTGTGGGAGCTGCGCTCATTGGGCACATCAAGCTGACGGGTGCTGGCCCAGACGAGCACCACGGCAACGAGGTTGAGCGACAGGGTGATGATCGCAAGGGCGGCGAGAAAGGCGTTGTGCATCAGCTTGAGCCTTCCTGCCGGACCAGGATCAGCAGCATGGCGACGATCATGCCCAGGGTGGCGATCCACCAGAACTGCCAGACCCCATAGCTGAGATGCAGCATGGCTACCGCCGACGCCCAGCCGCCCATGAGGCTTGCGCGAAGAAGCAGACCCTGCGCCTGCCGCCAGATCATCTGTGTGAGGATGAACAGCAGGACCGCATACAGAAGCGCGCCGATGCCGCCCAGCTCCAGCCATATCTGGATGGCAGCATTGTGCGGGTGCAGCGGCAGGGCTTCGAAGCGGATGGCGCTGTCGGCGCCGAGCACCGGCAGGTCAACACCGCCACGGCCGATGATGCGGGATGCCTCGATGCCATAGCCGGTCACGGGCTCCCGCGCGATGAGGGCGGCGGCGTTGTCCCAGATGGCGAGCCTGTGAATGATGCTGGGGTCAGCACTCTTCACGCTGTCCCCCACGCTTGCATAGAGGCGCTCTGCCATGAAGGGGGCTGCGATGACGGCTGCTGCGAGAAGCGCTGCAAGTGCGGGTGCCGTGAGCTTGCTGCGGCTCACGGCGGGAATGAGCGTGATGCCGGCGATGACCAGCCCGCCAGCCATGGCGAGAAGCGGCGTCTGTGCCGGGGACAGGGCAATGGCCACGCAGCCAAGGGCGAAGACGGCAAGAGCGCCTGTCTTGCGCTGCGCGTGCCACAGCCAGCCGGCGAAGGGGAGCAGGATGATGCCGGTGACGGACGCCAGATGGGTGAGCCGGTTGGCGAGATAGCCGTTGGTGCTGTAGTGCAGCCCCGGCTCCTGCGCGGCAAGGGGCGGGATCGCCTGGCCATACACCTCGCCATTGAAGAGATAGCGGGCGGCGCGGAGGATCTGCATGTCGAACAGGGTTTCGACAAAGAGCAGCCCGATCATCAGCAGAAAGGATGCGACGATGCCGGTGCGTGCCAGCGTGCGGCTTGAGACGGGCAGCGCGGCGAAAGCTGCGGGCAGCAGGGCAGCTGCGGCAATCATCAGGGCGATGCGCAGCGCGCGCTCCAGACCTTCCGCGCCTGCGATGGACCAGGCGGATGACAGGAGCAGCCACACGAGAAAGGCTGCGAGCACCGTATAGGCGGGCTGGGCGCGCAATGTGGCGGCAAGCTGCCGCCAGTCGGCCGCCACGAGCGCTGTCAGCAGCATCAGGCCTGCGGCGATGGGCGGGGCTTTTTCAAGCAGCAGCAGAATGACAGCCAGCAGCACGCTGAGGGTCAGCAGGCCATATCCCGCAGTCTTTTCGCGCAATCTGCCTCTCCCCGCTTGCCCCCATGGACCAGGCGCATCCGGAAGGACGACGCCCGCGCCCCGGCTGATTACCGGAGCGCGGGCGTGTCTGCAACCAGTGAGGTGCGCGGCCTATGAGGGGTCGCGGATCACCAGGAGGCGGGTTTCGGTCATGTCCTCGATGGCCCAGCGGATGCCCTCGCGACCGAGGCCTGAATCCTTCACGCCGCCATAGGGCATGTGGTCGACACGCCAGGACGGCACGTCACCGACGACCACGCCGCCGACATCAAGAATGTCCCAGGCCTGCATGGTCTTGTAGAGGTCGCGGGTGAAAACGCCCGCCTGAAGGCCATAGCGGCTGTCATTGACCTTGTGCAGGGCGGCTTCGAAATCGTCAAAGCGCGACAGCACGGCCAGTGGGCCGAAAGCTTCCTCCCGCACGGCATCGCAGCCGTCGGGTACATCTTCCATGATGGTGGCCTGCAGCATCTTGCCGTCGAGCTTGCCGCCGGTGAGGATTTTGGCGCCCTTTTCTTCGGCGTCCTTGATCCAGCCATGCAGCCGCTCGGCTTCCTTTTCGGAGATCATCGGGCCGATGAAGGTGTCTTCGTCGTGGGGGTTCCCTGCCTTCAACTTCGAGGCGGCCTCGACGAAGCGGGCCTTGAAGTCGTCATAGACCTTCTCGTGCACCAGGATGCGCTGGACGCCGATGCAGCTCTGGCCTGACTGGTAGAAGGCGCCGAAGATCATCCGCTCCACGGCGTCTTCAAGATCGGCATCCTCATCGACGATGCAGGCCGCGTTGCCGCCGAGTTCGAGGATCACCGGCTTGCGGCCGGCCTTGGCCTTGAGGTCCCAGCCGACTTCCGCAGAGCCGGTGAAGCTGAGGAGCTTGAGGCGGTCATCCTCGGTGAACAGGCGGGCACCGTCGCGGCGGCAGGGCAGAATGGAGAACGCGCCCT
The sequence above is drawn from the Pyruvatibacter mobilis genome and encodes:
- a CDS encoding LysR family transcriptional regulator: MSQANWDLYRVFLAVAEARSYSGAGRRLKLSHATVGRKIAELEKSLGTRLFVQTNDGFGLSPAGEKLKAEADDIATAVLRAGHAVSAASGTPQGIVRVSTAATLAGYWLMPHMVAFSEAYPEIEIEFVTDTWPASVTRREADIVIRLYGPGEENLVGRKIARCGVAFYASRHYAETHGLPTQRGEWKQHRLIGFAGEADEAELSRWAKHVTRGTPMYLRCSSMADMVSAVRNHSGIAPLTCLMGDSHDDLVRVSPQKLFSATEVWVLAHPDLTNTPAVRAVLDFIADTAKTDRDKLLGKV
- a CDS encoding O-antigen ligase family protein, with the protein product MREKTAGYGLLTLSVLLAVILLLLEKAPPIAAGLMLLTALVAADWRQLAATLRAQPAYTVLAAFLVWLLLSSAWSIAGAEGLERALRIALMIAAAALLPAAFAALPVSSRTLARTGIVASFLLMIGLLFVETLFDMQILRAARYLFNGEVYGQAIPPLAAQEPGLHYSTNGYLANRLTHLASVTGIILLPFAGWLWHAQRKTGALAVFALGCVAIALSPAQTPLLAMAGGLVIAGITLIPAVSRSKLTAPALAALLAAAVIAAPFMAERLYASVGDSVKSADPSIIHRLAIWDNAAALIAREPVTGYGIEASRIIGRGGVDLPVLGADSAIRFEALPLHPHNAAIQIWLELGGIGALLYAVLLFILTQMIWRQAQGLLLRASLMGGWASAVAMLHLSYGVWQFWWIATLGMIVAMLLILVRQEGSS
- a CDS encoding type II toxin-antitoxin system RelE/ParE family toxin produces the protein MKTPQTVVETAHFQKRAAAIGLDEATIDLIKTTISRNPAFGDAMQGTGGFRKGRFALPGRGKSGGVRTVHFFSGDTMPVFLIDVFSKGQKANLTQAERNALKSVAVAIKKEYAK
- a CDS encoding MraY family glycosyltransferase is translated as MHNAFLAALAIITLSLNLVAVVLVWASTRQLDVPNERSSHTVPTPRGGGIAIVLSAFAGLWVLWHGGHVADSLALALAGAGGLVALVGFLDDRLNLPALPRLIAQLAAACFAVLVIGGIPPVPVGGTIFVPGLAGTILAVIALGWLINLTNFMDGIDGLAGSHTLFVGAAGGAMLIGAGEAGAGAFLILLGAAALGFLMFNWPPARIFMGDVSSGFIGLVTGTVAIATSDSVSLWAWGILMTPFIADATVTRAMRVILYRDLFGAHRAHVYQRLSRRWGGHQPVVLAFWALSLGAMLPLALKATHHPENGWLILGITWTVAFAAAFLLGAGRDDEEIPSA
- a CDS encoding NAD(P)H-dependent flavin oxidoreductase, with translation MAIPAHIRDNLRMPVIGSPLFIVSGPELVIAQCKAGIIGSFPALNARPAEVLEEWIVRIKTELAEYQAANPDKKVAPFAVNQICHSSNDRLEHDMEICKKHEVPIIITSLRPPAFVVEAAHSYGGVVYHDVINVKHAKKAAEQGVDGLILVCAGAGGHAGTLSPFALVREVKEWFDGTVILSGAMSDGASIAGALAMGADFAYMGTRFIATQEANADPAYKESLIKHAAEDIVYSNLFTGVHGNYLAPSIVDAGMDPNNLPEADKSKMNFGSGGNTKSKAWKDIWGSGQGIGTIEDAPAVGELIDRLEEQFRDAVNDFNGRLIGDAAATKAAAE
- a CDS encoding LysR family transcriptional regulator; this translates as MSSDPKLPQSGISGTGPGWEMYRSFLAVIREGSLSGAARALGLTQPTIGRHMDALEAALGVPLFTRSRSGLTPTEGALALVPHAEAMASAAAALERAASGDAEEDRGTVRLTASEMIGTEVLPPILTRFRAQHPRIDLELVISNRNQDLLRRDADIAIRMTRPTQTALVAKKAGSVALGLHAHPQYAARHGLPERVEDVFRHPVIGFDRAPSIRDPGQLNLPLNRDMFAFRADSDYTQYAMLKAGYGIGICQYPLGRRDGLIAFLPDALDFALDIWIVMHEDLRTSRRMRLMFDHLADDLTAYCRKG
- a CDS encoding helix-turn-helix domain-containing protein encodes the protein MTKAGDSILAGAREALEFAQGKRTGAKVHIPDKIDARRIRRKTGMTQPEFAAYFGVPVGTLRGWEQGRRDPDGAARTLLRMVDADPQGVIKIMRKVA
- a CDS encoding SDR family NAD(P)-dependent oxidoreductase gives rise to the protein MTMMTEQTAPLALVLGASGGIGSAVAAALVKQGWRVRAMARKPRKAARTPGLTGVDWVRGDAMRSADVMRAAEGAELIFHGVNPPGYRNWRGRVLPMLESTIAAARAHKARIVFPGTVYNYGPDAGAVVAEDAPQNPVTRKGKLRVQMENRLHQASVEGIPVLIVRAGDFIGGTVANNWFAQGVVTPGKPLRKITYPGRHEVGHAWAYLPDVAETFAQLIARREELPLFARFHFNGYWFENGIDLAHATRAAAGDDTLPIRRFPWWLIRLLSPVEETFREMLEMRYLWQRPMRLDNAKLVAFLGVEPHTPVVTGLRQVLEELDCVPADETLPRAARIPAAE
- a CDS encoding acyl-CoA dehydrogenase, translating into MSEAIKLGAADKPFDPSPEASAPFSWEDPFYLEDQLTEDERMVRDSAKAYCQDKLMPRVREANRNEVFHREIMNEMGELGLLGSTIPEAYGCAGLNYVSYGLIAREVEGVDSGYRSAMSVQSSLVMHPIYAYGTEEQRMKYLPKLATGEWVGCFGLTEPDHGSDPGGMVTRAKPVDGGYILNGAKMWITNSPIADLAVVWAKLADDNGKDTIRGFVVERGFEGFETPKIEGKFSLRASITGEIVLSDVFVPAENLLPNVEGLKGPFGCLNRARYGIAWGAMGAAEFCWHQARQYTVDRKQFGRPLAQTQLIQKKLADMQTEISLGLQAALRVGRLFDEKRAAPPMISLIKRNNCGKALDIARQARDMHGGNGVSDEYHVIRHVMNLEAVNTYEGTHDVHALILGRAQTGLQAFF
- a CDS encoding aldehyde dehydrogenase family protein; this encodes MSEHSLKSEYPYYLANEPRQPNTDLEVEDKYTGEVATRVALADEAAIDEAIAAAVEAAEPMAKMKAYERREILDHCVKRFTERQEELARALCIEAGKPIKDARGEVTRLIETFRIAAGEAERIYGEVMPLDNAERASGYRGMWKRVPIGPCSFISPFNFPLNLAAHKVAPALAAGCPFILKPASLTPIGALIIGETLAETDLPKGAFSILPCRRDGARLFTEDDRLKLLSFTGSAEVGWDLKAKAGRKPVILELGGNAACIVDEDADLEDAVERMIFGAFYQSGQSCIGVQRILVHEKVYDDFKARFVEAASKLKAGNPHDEDTFIGPMISEKEAERLHGWIKDAEEKGAKILTGGKLDGKMLQATIMEDVPDGCDAVREEAFGPLAVLSRFDDFEAALHKVNDSRYGLQAGVFTRDLYKTMQAWDILDVGGVVVGDVPSWRVDHMPYGGVKDSGLGREGIRWAIEDMTETRLLVIRDPS